The following is a genomic window from Amycolatopsis acidiphila.
CACGGCGGCGAGGACCGCGAGCACCGCGGTGGCCAGCAGATTCCCGCCCGGCGCGCCGCACTGCGGCCAGGAAGCCCAGAAGCCGCGGCGGGCGGCGTCGCCGTGCTCGGACACGATGAGCACCGCGCCGCCCCACTCACCACCGAGCGCGAAGCCCTGCACCAGCCGCAGCAGCGTGAGCAGCAGCGGCGCGGCCGCGCCGACGGCGGCGTAGCTGGGCAGCAGGCCCATCGCCGCGGTCGAGCCACCCATCAGCAGCAGGCTGAACACGAGCAGCTTCTTGCGCCCGATCTTGTCGCCGAAGTGACCGAACACCACACCGCCCAGCGGCCGGGCGAGGAAGCCGATCGCGTAGGTGGCGAACGAGAGCAGGGTGCCGGTCAGCGGATCGGCACCGGGGAAGAACAGCTTGTTGAACACGAGCGCGGCCGCGGAGCCGTAGAGGAAGAAGTCGTACCACTCGATGGTCGTGCCGATGAGGCTGGCGGCCACCACCTTCGCGATCGGCCGCCGCTCGGTGCCGGGACTGGACAAGGTCAACACTCCTTTGTGTCGCGGGGAAATCGGGGGTCAGGCGGCGGTCCAGCCGCCGTCGACGGGCAGCGAGACGCCGGTGACCTGGCGGGCGTGCTCGCCGCAGAGCCACCGCACCAGCCCGGCGACCTCGGCCGGGTCGATCAGCCGTTTGATGGCGGCCCGCCGCAGCAGGACCTGGCCGACCACTTCGGACTCGGCGAGCCCGTGTGCGGCGGCCTGGTCGCGGACCTGGTCGCGCACCAGCGGGGTGTCGACGTAGCCGGGGTTGACGCAGTTGCTGGTGACCCCGTGCGGCGCACCCTCCAGTGCGGCCACTTTGGACAGTCCTTCGAGCGCGTGCTTCGCCGCGACGTAGGCGGACTTGAACGGGCTCGCCCGCAGTCCGTGCACACTGGAGACGTTGACGATCCGGCCGTGGCCGCGGGCGTACATGTGCGGCAGGACCTTGCGGATCAGCAGGAACGGCGCGGTGACCATGACCTGCTGCACCCGGGCGAACACCTCGGGCGGGAACTCGGGCAGGGGCGCCACGTGCTGGAAGCCGGCGTTGTTGACCAGGATGTCGACCTCGGCCGGCAGCGCGTCGACCGCGGCCGGATCGGCGAGGTCGCAGGTGTGCGCCCAGCCGCCGGTCTCGGCGACGACGCGTTCGGCGGCGGCGCCGTCGATGTCGACGGCGTGCACCTTGGCCCCGGCATCGGCGAGCGCCAGGACGCACGCGCGCCCGATCCCGCTGCCAGCGCCCGTGACCAGGGCGATCCGGCCGTCCAGTTCGGTTACCGAGCCGTTCATAGCGACCGACCGTAAGCGCCGGAATGCGACCGGGCCATGTGCCTGGACACCACAGCTGTCGACCACGAAGTGGCCCTGGTCGCCACCCTTGATTACCTGACTAAGGTCAGAGAATGGAGAAGATCGAGCAGGTCAGGCGGTTCAACCGCACGGTGACGCAGCGGATCGGCGCGCTCAACGACGCGTA
Proteins encoded in this region:
- a CDS encoding 3-hydroxybutyrate dehydrogenase, translating into MNGSVTELDGRIALVTGAGSGIGRACVLALADAGAKVHAVDIDGAAAERVVAETGGWAHTCDLADPAAVDALPAEVDILVNNAGFQHVAPLPEFPPEVFARVQQVMVTAPFLLIRKVLPHMYARGHGRIVNVSSVHGLRASPFKSAYVAAKHALEGLSKVAALEGAPHGVTSNCVNPGYVDTPLVRDQVRDQAAAHGLAESEVVGQVLLRRAAIKRLIDPAEVAGLVRWLCGEHARQVTGVSLPVDGGWTAA